A window from Parafrankia irregularis encodes these proteins:
- a CDS encoding aldehyde dehydrogenase family protein: protein MLIDGELVDGESGTFTSINPATEEPVGQVADASTADMHRAIDAARRAFDDTDWSTDRVLRKHCLEQLQTALEAEREQLREELILDAGCPRLVTHGPQLDAPLADALTYPAGLIDSYPWETELGEAYSDLTNQVCVRKVWREPVGVVGAIVPWNFPFEVAIHKLGQALATGNTVVLKPAPDTPFSATRLGRLVVEHTDIPPGVVNVVTASDHLVGEELTLSPKVDLISFTGSTAVGRRIMEKGAATMKRLFLELGGKSATIVLEDADLAAACLIGIAPCMHAGQGCAIPTRMLLPRSRYAEGVELLRAMYEGVLPGDPQDPGTLCGPVISAKQRERVLGYIRRGVDEGAKLLVGGVDAPAGRDRGFYVRPTLFVDVDNAMTIAQEEIFGPVLAVIPYEDERDAVRIANDSAYGLAGNVMSGSIEHSAAVARQLRAGFVGLNGAAPYGADVPFGGYKASGVGRQNGHAGFDQYLEIKSVAYPA from the coding sequence ATGCTCATCGACGGCGAGCTCGTCGATGGTGAATCCGGCACCTTCACCTCCATCAATCCGGCCACGGAAGAGCCCGTCGGCCAGGTCGCGGACGCGTCGACGGCGGATATGCACCGGGCCATCGACGCCGCTCGCCGCGCGTTCGACGACACCGACTGGTCCACCGACCGGGTGTTGCGCAAACACTGCCTGGAGCAGTTACAGACCGCGCTGGAGGCGGAGCGCGAACAGCTGCGCGAGGAGCTGATCCTCGACGCCGGCTGCCCCCGGCTGGTGACCCACGGGCCCCAGCTGGACGCCCCGCTCGCCGACGCGCTGACCTACCCCGCCGGGCTCATCGACTCCTACCCCTGGGAGACCGAACTCGGCGAGGCGTATTCCGACCTGACCAACCAGGTCTGTGTCCGGAAGGTCTGGCGGGAACCGGTGGGCGTGGTCGGCGCGATCGTGCCCTGGAACTTCCCGTTCGAGGTCGCGATCCACAAGCTCGGCCAGGCACTCGCGACCGGGAACACGGTGGTGCTCAAGCCCGCGCCGGACACGCCCTTCTCCGCCACCCGCCTCGGCCGGCTCGTCGTCGAGCACACCGACATCCCGCCGGGTGTCGTCAACGTCGTCACGGCCTCCGACCACCTCGTCGGTGAGGAGCTCACACTCAGCCCCAAGGTGGACCTGATCTCCTTCACCGGCTCCACCGCGGTCGGCCGGAGAATCATGGAGAAGGGCGCCGCGACGATGAAGCGGCTGTTCCTCGAGCTCGGCGGCAAGTCGGCGACCATCGTGCTGGAAGATGCCGATCTCGCCGCCGCCTGCCTCATCGGGATCGCGCCCTGCATGCACGCCGGCCAGGGCTGCGCCATCCCGACGCGGATGCTGCTGCCGCGCTCGCGGTACGCCGAGGGCGTCGAGCTGCTGCGTGCCATGTACGAGGGCGTCCTGCCCGGAGACCCCCAGGACCCGGGCACGCTGTGCGGCCCCGTCATCTCGGCGAAGCAGCGGGAGCGCGTCCTCGGCTACATCCGGCGCGGCGTCGACGAGGGCGCGAAGCTGCTCGTCGGTGGCGTTGACGCTCCGGCGGGCCGCGACCGGGGCTTCTACGTCCGTCCGACGTTGTTCGTCGACGTCGACAACGCGATGACGATCGCCCAGGAGGAGATCTTCGGGCCCGTCCTGGCCGTCATTCCCTACGAGGACGAGCGGGACGCCGTTCGCATCGCCAACGACAGCGCCTACGGCCTCGCCGGGAATGTCATGTCCGGCTCGATCGAGCATTCCGCCGCGGTCGCCCGGCAGCTGCGCGCGGGGTTCGTCGGCCTGAACGGGGCCGCTCCCTACGGCGCCGACGTCCCCTTCGGGGGCTACAAGGCCAGTGGCGTCGGCCGCCAGAACGGCCACGCCGGCTTCGACCAGTACCTGGAGATCAAGTCCGTCGCCTACCCGGCCTAG
- a CDS encoding SDR family NAD(P)-dependent oxidoreductase — protein sequence MADHADHADHADHDEHPTGRARSVVITGASRGLGLASAAHLHREGWHVLAAMRSPDAGLARLREATGAAPDDPRLSAVRLDLDDPASITGCARAVEKAVGSPDAVVHNAAYMSVGCVEEMPAGIWQQIFSTNLLGPVRLTQELLPVMRAAGRGRIVVISSAAGVRGMPTISAYSASKGALERWAEALAEEIAPFGLGVTVLVAGAFDTSLDSTFTHADLTGPYGEHHARLERAGQRLLKSVKPPEEFPPGLEKALNDRAPFARHPVGRDARLMLTGRRLMPDRVFRLVASRAMGLPRPGSLREHPRRLAPLTPRPDESEHHG from the coding sequence ATGGCTGATCACGCCGATCACGCCGATCACGCCGATCACGACGAGCACCCGACGGGACGCGCTCGCAGCGTGGTCATCACGGGGGCGTCCCGCGGCCTGGGGCTCGCCTCCGCCGCCCACCTGCACCGGGAGGGCTGGCACGTCCTGGCCGCGATGCGCTCGCCCGACGCGGGCCTGGCGCGGCTGCGGGAGGCCACCGGCGCGGCACCGGATGACCCGCGGCTGAGCGCCGTCCGCCTCGACCTCGACGACCCGGCCTCGATCACCGGCTGCGCCCGGGCGGTCGAGAAGGCCGTCGGGTCGCCGGACGCCGTCGTGCACAACGCCGCCTACATGTCCGTCGGCTGCGTCGAGGAGATGCCGGCCGGTATCTGGCAGCAGATCTTCTCCACCAACCTGCTCGGCCCCGTCCGCCTCACCCAGGAGCTCCTGCCCGTCATGCGGGCCGCCGGCCGCGGCCGGATAGTCGTGATCTCCAGCGCCGCAGGCGTGCGCGGGATGCCCACGATCAGCGCCTACTCCGCGTCCAAGGGCGCGCTCGAACGCTGGGCGGAGGCACTCGCCGAGGAGATCGCCCCCTTCGGTCTCGGTGTCACCGTCCTCGTCGCAGGTGCCTTCGACACCTCCCTGGATTCGACCTTCACCCACGCCGACCTGACGGGGCCGTACGGCGAGCATCACGCCCGGCTCGAACGCGCCGGCCAGCGCCTCCTGAAATCCGTGAAGCCTCCCGAGGAGTTTCCGCCGGGGCTCGAAAAGGCGCTGAACGACCGGGCCCCGTTCGCCCGCCACCCCGTCGGCAGGGACGCCCGGCTGATGCTGACCGGCCGCCGCCTCATGCCCGACCGCGTCTTCCGCCTCGTGGCGAGCAGGGCGATGGGCCTGCCGCGACCAGGCAGCCTGCGCGAGCACCCGCGACGGCTCGCCCCCCTCACCCCACGGCCCGACGAGAGCGAACACCATGGCTGA
- a CDS encoding spirocyclase AveC family protein has product MAKTVSSPATPPTPAALPTPPTPPATATPPTPPGPARTRPHARARPPRWWVLLGVLVLNVAIIAVLYNMRRGAVEDRIANPDVEGAPRAVGFLFGKSDWIVMHEAGWVLTVVAVVVAFVLFWRKYPKHPVLLMLLASTGIVWLDPVMNWAPYAVYNPQVTHWPENWPLVSLSPTVEPFIVLSYLTFYAGPYFPAIWIVRRLQARRGPDAFVSRHPLITMGLLIFVIGFVYDAILEIFCIRTGLYIYSQVIPFGSLWAGKPYQFPLLWESGLITLVMIPAGLLVYRDDTGRTQAEKLAHRLRLLGHRPALGTFAVMFVVLNIAYFAYGAGFAVIRATKSATSVACPWPYPEARVYDPNGFYEEAGQPGPYFEGIWSGWPSAQSGRPNVTPPADGGRCAGDHDG; this is encoded by the coding sequence ATGGCGAAGACCGTCAGCTCACCCGCCACCCCACCCACGCCAGCCGCGCTACCCACTCCGCCCACGCCACCCGCCACAGCCACCCCACCCACGCCACCCGGCCCGGCCCGCACGCGGCCGCACGCGCGGGCGCGGCCACCGAGATGGTGGGTGCTGCTGGGCGTGCTCGTGCTGAACGTCGCGATCATCGCCGTTCTGTACAACATGCGGCGCGGAGCGGTCGAGGACCGGATCGCCAACCCCGACGTCGAGGGCGCCCCACGCGCGGTGGGATTCCTGTTCGGGAAATCGGACTGGATCGTCATGCACGAGGCCGGGTGGGTTCTCACCGTGGTCGCCGTCGTGGTCGCGTTCGTGCTCTTCTGGCGGAAGTACCCGAAGCACCCCGTCCTGCTGATGCTGCTCGCGTCCACGGGGATCGTCTGGCTGGACCCGGTCATGAACTGGGCGCCGTACGCGGTCTACAACCCCCAGGTCACGCACTGGCCGGAGAACTGGCCGCTGGTCTCGCTCTCGCCCACGGTCGAGCCGTTCATCGTGCTGTCCTACCTGACGTTCTACGCCGGGCCGTACTTTCCGGCGATCTGGATCGTGCGGCGCCTGCAGGCCCGGCGGGGCCCGGACGCGTTCGTCTCCCGGCACCCGCTCATCACCATGGGCCTGCTGATCTTCGTGATCGGTTTCGTCTACGACGCGATCCTGGAGATCTTCTGCATCCGCACCGGGCTCTACATCTACTCGCAGGTGATCCCGTTCGGCTCGCTGTGGGCGGGGAAGCCGTATCAGTTCCCGCTGCTGTGGGAGTCCGGGCTCATCACCCTGGTGATGATTCCGGCGGGCCTGCTGGTGTACCGGGACGACACCGGGCGCACCCAGGCGGAGAAGCTGGCCCACCGGCTGAGGCTGCTCGGCCACCGGCCGGCGCTGGGCACCTTCGCGGTGATGTTCGTGGTCCTCAACATCGCCTATTTCGCCTACGGCGCCGGGTTCGCCGTCATCCGGGCCACGAAGTCCGCGACGTCGGTCGCCTGCCCGTGGCCCTATCCCGAGGCCAGGGTCTACGACCCGAACGGCTTCTACGAGGAGGCCGGCCAGCCCGGCCCCTACTTCGAGGGCATCTGGTCCGGCTGGCCCAGTGCCCAGTCGGGACGTCCGAACGTGACCCCACCGGCCGACGGCGGACGCTGCGCCGGAGACCACGATGGCTGA
- a CDS encoding ABC transporter substrate-binding protein, protein MSYESSAEPIKLGYLFDFRLPEQFPEQMRKDLTRPFELVFAEGLAHGVIDRPVEIVFREVEGLPKGTIKAVIDAYGELVDEGCLAVFGPAISDNCVPTRTAIERRFQVPAISCTGSDDWLGEWTFSLPQGSLTEEPIFLSRLLAKGGHTEVGVLVEQSLVGRTYLENFQRACADQGIRVVAVETIAQTAQDIGAAVRRLYESKAAALVHFGFGFGIARVNPALAAVGWDPPRFMGTAFQNAWINPVMWNAILGWTGVDQYDEGNLVGQRFLDRLEAADGRRPQYCVPVMNRDFATVLLRAFADAHPLTPLGVRDALERVRMLPAAAGAPGTHITFGNWSHRGWMGAGYLVARRLDPDGVTSHLVDRFGQD, encoded by the coding sequence ATGTCGTATGAGAGCTCGGCGGAGCCGATCAAGCTCGGGTACCTGTTCGATTTCCGGTTACCGGAGCAGTTCCCGGAACAGATGCGCAAGGACCTGACGCGGCCCTTCGAGCTGGTGTTCGCCGAGGGCCTGGCGCACGGGGTCATCGACCGGCCGGTCGAGATCGTCTTCCGGGAGGTCGAGGGTCTGCCCAAGGGCACCATCAAGGCGGTGATCGACGCGTACGGGGAGCTCGTCGACGAAGGCTGCCTCGCCGTGTTCGGCCCCGCCATCAGCGACAACTGCGTCCCGACCCGGACGGCGATCGAGCGGCGTTTCCAGGTGCCCGCGATCAGCTGCACCGGGTCGGACGACTGGCTGGGGGAGTGGACCTTCTCGCTGCCCCAGGGCTCGTTGACCGAGGAGCCGATCTTCCTGTCGCGTCTGCTGGCCAAGGGCGGGCACACGGAGGTCGGCGTGCTGGTCGAGCAGTCGCTGGTCGGCCGGACCTATCTCGAGAACTTCCAGCGGGCCTGCGCCGACCAGGGCATCCGCGTCGTGGCCGTGGAGACGATCGCGCAGACGGCTCAGGACATCGGCGCGGCGGTGCGCCGGCTGTACGAGTCGAAGGCGGCGGCGCTCGTGCACTTCGGTTTCGGTTTCGGGATCGCCCGGGTCAACCCGGCCCTCGCGGCGGTCGGCTGGGACCCGCCACGCTTCATGGGGACAGCGTTCCAGAACGCGTGGATCAACCCGGTGATGTGGAACGCGATCCTGGGCTGGACCGGCGTCGACCAGTACGACGAGGGCAACCTCGTCGGCCAGCGGTTCCTGGACCGGTTGGAGGCCGCCGACGGGCGGCGGCCGCAGTACTGCGTGCCGGTGATGAACCGGGACTTCGCCACGGTGCTGCTGCGCGCCTTCGCGGACGCCCATCCGCTGACCCCGCTCGGTGTGCGCGACGCCCTGGAGCGGGTCAGGATGCTGCCCGCCGCCGCCGGGGCGCCCGGGACGCACATCACGTTCGGGAACTGGAGCCACCGGGGCTGGATGGGCGCGGGCTACCTGGTGGCGCGGAGGCTGGACCCGGACGGCGTCACCTCCCACCTCGTCGACCGCTTCGGGCAGGACTGA
- a CDS encoding CbbQ/NirQ/NorQ/GpvN family protein produces MGRTERPYYLPVGNEEQVFGAAFRQRLPVLLKGPTGCGKTSFVQAMAHDLGRPLITVACHDDLTTADLVGRFLLRGGETEWVDGPLTRAVRDGAICYLDEVVEARQDTTVVLHPLADHRRQLPIDRLGVTLDAAPGFCLVVSYNPGYQSVLKDLKDSTRQRMVAVELGFPPPDVEEKVVAHEAGVDPAVAARLVGLGQAVRRLETPGLREVASTRVLIAAGRLAAEGLPLRAAARAAVAGPLTDDPVVGAGLAQLIDAYLGETTPRTGPRTIAP; encoded by the coding sequence ATGGGACGCACGGAGCGGCCCTACTATCTGCCCGTCGGCAACGAGGAACAGGTCTTCGGGGCCGCGTTCCGCCAGCGTCTTCCGGTCCTGCTCAAGGGACCGACGGGATGCGGGAAGACCAGCTTCGTCCAGGCGATGGCGCACGACCTCGGCCGGCCGCTGATCACCGTGGCCTGCCACGACGACCTGACGACCGCCGACCTGGTGGGGCGGTTCCTGCTGCGGGGCGGCGAGACCGAATGGGTCGACGGCCCGCTGACGCGGGCCGTGCGCGACGGCGCCATCTGCTACCTCGACGAGGTCGTGGAGGCCCGCCAGGACACGACCGTGGTGCTTCATCCGCTGGCGGATCACCGTCGGCAGCTGCCGATCGACCGGCTGGGCGTGACGTTGGACGCCGCGCCCGGGTTCTGTCTGGTGGTCTCCTACAACCCCGGGTATCAGAGCGTGCTCAAGGACCTGAAGGACTCGACCCGACAGCGCATGGTCGCCGTCGAGCTCGGCTTCCCGCCGCCCGACGTGGAGGAGAAGGTCGTCGCGCACGAGGCGGGGGTCGACCCGGCGGTGGCGGCTCGGCTGGTGGGGCTGGGGCAGGCGGTCCGCCGGCTGGAGACGCCGGGGCTGCGTGAGGTGGCCTCGACCCGGGTGCTCATCGCCGCCGGGCGCCTCGCTGCGGAGGGGCTCCCGCTGCGGGCGGCGGCCCGTGCCGCCGTCGCCGGCCCGCTCACCGACGACCCGGTGGTGGGTGCCGGCCTCGCTCAGCTGATCGACGCCTATCTCGGCGAGACGACGCCTCGCACGGGGCCTAGAACCATCGCACCCTGA
- a CDS encoding nitric oxide reductase activation protein NorD, which translates to MAGRAVRVAAADGDEPAWTDGVTVFVDPAAGRRRQLETLAVQASLLASGSLEPGLLRELSRRSALARRYLLVEGHRALAANEDLLPPGLRSLIDRDVAALAGSAAGSLAAARSGLATGDPPKSFGTIDARRLLAARARAGSAVPAASVQGIAARRTGSRRDLAELPGEDGPSVVLDLLASPVGGGGAVGRLLARMFAAARSSGGDGPTGADPVTHRSRAGIRAGRTVTIGSASPDPVVGMPEARGQGWRYPEWDVHAGRYRPDWCTVREVMSPLGRAPVALPAGHALRRPLARLGVGLDRSPRQRQGDDLDVDALVEARVTTLAGLACDEAVYVDRLRRRRDLSVLVLLDCSGSVAEPAVSGGTVHEHQRTAAAALVTALHDLGDRVALYAFRSQGRSAVHLEPVKRFDDRLGTVALRRLGGLVPGGYTRLGAAIRHGVSVLSDHGGTSRRLLVVLSDGLAYDHGYERSYGEADARRALAQARRRGVGAVCLSVGTSTDAAALREVFGAAAHGSIPRSDQLSQVVGPLFRTALRGAEARRRGP; encoded by the coding sequence ATGGCCGGCCGCGCCGTGCGGGTCGCGGCGGCCGACGGTGACGAGCCTGCCTGGACCGACGGTGTCACGGTCTTCGTGGACCCCGCCGCGGGCAGGCGCCGCCAGCTGGAGACGCTCGCCGTGCAGGCCTCGCTGCTGGCCAGCGGAAGTCTGGAACCGGGCCTGCTGCGCGAGCTGTCGCGGCGTTCGGCTCTCGCGCGGCGTTACCTGCTCGTCGAGGGCCATCGTGCGCTCGCGGCGAACGAGGATCTCCTTCCGCCCGGTCTGCGGTCGCTCATCGACCGGGACGTCGCCGCGCTTGCCGGTTCGGCCGCCGGCTCCCTGGCCGCCGCGCGCAGCGGGTTGGCGACAGGCGACCCGCCGAAGAGCTTCGGCACGATCGACGCCCGGCGCCTGCTCGCGGCGCGGGCACGCGCCGGGTCCGCCGTGCCCGCCGCGTCCGTTCAGGGCATCGCCGCGCGGCGAACGGGAAGTCGTCGCGATCTCGCCGAGCTGCCCGGGGAGGACGGCCCCTCCGTGGTCCTGGATCTCCTCGCGAGCCCGGTCGGCGGTGGGGGAGCTGTCGGTCGTCTGCTCGCGCGGATGTTCGCGGCGGCACGGTCATCCGGCGGCGATGGACCGACGGGCGCGGACCCGGTGACGCACCGGTCGCGGGCCGGCATCCGTGCCGGGCGCACGGTGACGATCGGGAGCGCGAGCCCGGATCCGGTGGTCGGCATGCCTGAGGCCCGCGGCCAGGGGTGGAGGTATCCCGAGTGGGACGTCCACGCGGGTCGCTACCGTCCGGACTGGTGCACGGTGCGGGAGGTCATGTCGCCTCTCGGCCGGGCGCCGGTCGCCTTGCCTGCCGGGCACGCGCTGCGCCGACCACTCGCGCGCCTCGGCGTCGGGCTGGACCGCAGCCCCCGTCAGCGGCAGGGCGACGACCTCGACGTCGACGCGCTGGTCGAGGCGCGGGTCACGACGCTCGCCGGTCTGGCATGCGACGAGGCCGTCTACGTCGACCGGCTGCGCCGTCGCCGCGATCTGTCGGTGCTCGTCCTGCTCGACTGCTCGGGTTCGGTCGCCGAGCCGGCCGTCTCCGGCGGGACGGTGCACGAGCACCAGCGCACCGCGGCCGCGGCTCTCGTGACCGCGCTGCACGACCTGGGGGACCGCGTGGCGCTCTACGCGTTCCGTTCCCAGGGAAGGTCGGCCGTCCACCTTGAACCGGTCAAGCGGTTCGACGACAGGCTCGGCACCGTGGCGCTGCGTCGCCTCGGTGGCCTGGTGCCCGGCGGCTACACGCGGCTCGGCGCGGCGATCCGCCACGGCGTGTCGGTGCTGTCCGATCACGGTGGCACGTCTCGGCGGCTGCTCGTCGTGCTGTCCGACGGTCTCGCCTATGACCACGGCTACGAGCGTTCGTACGGCGAGGCCGACGCCAGACGGGCGCTCGCGCAGGCCCGACGGCGTGGCGTAGGCGCCGTCTGCCTGAGCGTCGGCACGAGCACGGACGCCGCCGCACTGCGGGAGGTCTTCGGGGCGGCGGCGCACGGGTCGATCCCGCGGTCGGACCAGCTGAGCCAGGTCGTCGGGCCGCTGTTCCGGACGGCGCTGCGCGGCGCCGAGGCGAGGCGCCGCGGCCCGTAG